A window of Desulfobulbus oralis genomic DNA:
GCATAACGACGGAAGGCCAGTACGCCGTTGGTGCCGCCGAAACCGAAGGAATTGGACAGGGCGACCGACACCCGCTGCTCCCTGGCCACATTCGGCACATAGTCCAAATCGCAGGCCGGGTCGGGATTGTCCAGATTGATGGTCGGCGGAATGAGCCCGTGGTGCAGGATCAGGGCGCAGAAGGCCGCCTCGATGCCGCCGGCAGCGCCCAGCATGTGTCCGGTCATGGACTTGGTGGAACTGACCGCCAGCCTGTAGGCATGCTCGCCAAACACGGTTTTGATGGCCTGGGTTTCACAGCGGTCGTTTAAGGGCGTCGATGTGCCGTGGGCGTTGATGTAATCGACCTCTTCCGGATTGAGCCGGGCATCGCGCAGGGCCATGGCCATGCAGCGGGCCGCGCCCTCGCCGTCTTCCGGCGGCGCGGTGATGTGGCTGGCATCGCTCGACAGGCCAAAGCCGATGATCTCCGCGTAGATGCGGGCGCAGCGCTTGCGGGCCGATTCCAGCTCTTCCAGCACCAGCATGCCGGAACCTTCGGAGATGATGAAGCCGTCCCGGTCCCGGTCAAAGGGACGGCTGGCCAGTTCCGGCGCATCATTGCGGGTGGACAGCGCCTTCATGGCGGAAAAG
This region includes:
- the fabF gene encoding beta-ketoacyl-ACP synthase II, which gives rise to MKRRVVVTGIGLVTPLGSGVTATWEALLAGKSGVGPITRFDASGYPAQIAAEVRDFDADTWFDRKQAKNTDLFVRYGVAAAEMAWQDSGLSVNDENSQRIGVITGCGMGGLPTIEECHQVVLERGPRKITPFFIPRVIPNMVSGQVSIRLGCKGPNLSQTTACAAGTHAVGEAFRHIAYGDCDVVIAGGAEAVICPLAVGGFSAMKALSTRNDAPELASRPFDRDRDGFIISEGSGMLVLEELESARKRCARIYAEIIGFGLSSDASHITAPPEDGEGAARCMAMALRDARLNPEEVDYINAHGTSTPLNDRCETQAIKTVFGEHAYRLAVSSTKSMTGHMLGAAGGIEAAFCALILHHGLIPPTINLDNPDPACDLDYVPNVAREQRVSVALSNSFGFGGTNGVLAFRRYA